One region of Armatimonadota bacterium genomic DNA includes:
- a CDS encoding DUF4382 domain-containing protein has product MSRSFLFLAMLGITGVAAVGCGGAFGADVLGGGGLNLFMSDAPPLNVTAVNITIDRIEAHVSGIWADIETEQQTIDLLTLTQNETMIGSAMVPSGNFNQIKLYLSKVTVTDDTGTHDVQIVGAGRRGLKLNIDGKVEEGTVEVLLDFNLEKSLIRTGNGKYKLKPVINVILRDLAGSISGFAVNDGGALYGVHVDATYVDGPSYNPGTVVNTSSSIMDGSFKVWALKEGVYDLDFELYSPEGLLTHVAASEGVVVIAGQNTDVGDVEHTEIYLS; this is encoded by the coding sequence ATGAGTCGGTCGTTCCTATTCCTGGCGATGCTTGGGATTACCGGTGTCGCAGCAGTTGGCTGTGGGGGTGCATTTGGTGCCGACGTACTCGGGGGCGGAGGGTTGAACCTCTTCATGTCCGACGCCCCGCCACTAAATGTGACAGCGGTGAATATCACGATCGACCGCATCGAGGCGCACGTCAGCGGCATATGGGCCGATATCGAGACTGAGCAGCAGACCATCGACCTGCTCACGCTGACACAGAACGAAACGATGATCGGCTCCGCCATGGTGCCGAGCGGGAATTTCAACCAGATCAAGCTGTACCTGAGCAAGGTGACCGTTACCGACGACACAGGCACACACGACGTGCAGATTGTGGGCGCAGGAAGGAGAGGGTTGAAGCTCAACATCGATGGCAAGGTTGAAGAAGGCACGGTTGAGGTTCTTCTCGACTTCAACTTGGAGAAGTCGCTAATCCGAACCGGCAACGGAAAGTACAAGCTCAAGCCCGTAATTAACGTGATATTACGGGATTTGGCCGGATCAATCTCCGGCTTCGCAGTGAACGACGGTGGCGCGCTGTACGGCGTCCACGTCGACGCGACCTACGTGGATGGCCCAAGCTACAACCCGGGCACCGTTGTCAATACGTCCTCGAGCATTATGGACGGATCGTTCAAAGTTTGGGCGTTAAAGGAGGGCGTGTACGACCTCGATTTTGAATTGTACTCTCCAGAAGGACTGCTCACACATGTTGCCGCGTCGGAGGGCGTAGTCGTAATCGCCGGGCAGAACACGGATGTCGGCGACGTCGAGCACACGGAGATTTACCTGTCGTAG
- a CDS encoding alkaline phosphatase family protein, whose product MLVALALSLSFSNISHEPPTAAAQVNKVLVIGLDGCRPDALEVAETPYIDGLIENGAYAVGLGNPRSSSGPCWSSILCGVWSDKHGVIDNSFTGSNYAEYPDFLTLVERLKPSLRTVGITAWTPIADKIIQVADYEGPQTGDGDDVTAREVAAELRTNDPDVIFVHFDDPDIAGHTYGYGPDIPKYVEVIEEADAKVGVILNALRGRSSYAEENWLIILTSDHGGTGYGHGLDIPEHVNIPFIVSGSDAASEFSVVPKQVDVAPTVMAHLGIELDNLVDFDGIPVGLAAFDSEKLAISRGLFRVGFYPDDTFHVGTVDVYLAHSFPDLDVRFTTDGSLPTVDSPLSNGAIKLEESTTIRAAAFSDERRIGPTSSKAYFVQKEIAKSVPLPDNLKVGILYAVFEGEFSKWPEEQLLKATKSGISDRITHEVAGLEENYAILFEGYYNAPAEGVYEFALSSDDGSKLWIDDVLVVDHDGLHGTSSKSGFYALEAGHHHIRVGFFQAGGAHSLKLGIKLPDGTAIEPGAAELAYVVRDVGGTGP is encoded by the coding sequence ATGCTCGTCGCTCTCGCGCTTTCGCTGTCCTTCTCCAACATCAGCCATGAACCACCGACCGCAGCAGCCCAGGTCAACAAGGTGCTTGTCATCGGGCTCGATGGGTGTCGGCCTGACGCGCTCGAAGTAGCCGAGACGCCGTACATCGACGGCCTCATCGAAAACGGTGCATACGCCGTCGGGCTCGGCAATCCGAGATCGTCCAGCGGGCCGTGCTGGTCGAGCATTCTCTGTGGAGTTTGGTCGGACAAGCACGGCGTCATCGACAACAGCTTTACAGGTAGCAACTACGCGGAGTACCCGGACTTCTTGACGCTCGTCGAGAGGCTGAAGCCGTCGCTCCGCACAGTCGGAATCACGGCGTGGACGCCGATCGCGGATAAGATTATCCAGGTCGCGGACTACGAAGGGCCGCAGACCGGCGACGGTGACGACGTCACCGCCCGAGAGGTCGCCGCCGAGCTGCGAACGAACGATCCAGATGTGATCTTCGTGCATTTTGACGATCCGGACATCGCAGGCCACACATACGGCTACGGCCCGGATATTCCCAAGTACGTGGAGGTGATCGAGGAGGCTGACGCAAAGGTCGGCGTAATACTCAATGCGTTGCGCGGTCGGTCTTCGTATGCGGAGGAGAACTGGCTGATCATCCTGACTTCCGATCACGGCGGAACGGGGTACGGCCACGGCCTGGACATTCCAGAGCACGTCAACATCCCGTTCATCGTCAGCGGCTCGGATGCGGCGTCCGAGTTCTCTGTCGTGCCGAAGCAAGTCGACGTCGCCCCGACTGTGATGGCGCACCTCGGGATCGAGTTGGACAATCTCGTTGATTTCGATGGCATTCCGGTGGGTCTGGCTGCTTTCGATAGCGAAAAACTTGCCATATCGCGCGGTCTATTCCGCGTCGGATTCTATCCCGACGACACGTTTCACGTTGGAACTGTCGACGTGTATCTAGCCCATTCCTTTCCTGACCTTGACGTTCGGTTCACGACGGATGGATCGTTGCCAACGGTAGATTCGCCACTGTCAAACGGTGCGATCAAGTTGGAAGAATCCACGACGATCCGTGCGGCAGCGTTTAGTGACGAACGGCGCATCGGGCCGACGAGCAGCAAGGCGTATTTCGTGCAGAAGGAAATTGCAAAGTCCGTGCCGTTGCCGGACAACTTGAAAGTCGGAATCCTGTACGCCGTGTTCGAAGGGGAGTTTTCAAAATGGCCGGAAGAGCAGTTGCTGAAGGCGACAAAGTCCGGAATCAGCGACCGCATTACGCACGAGGTCGCCGGGCTGGAGGAGAACTACGCGATCCTCTTTGAGGGGTACTACAACGCCCCGGCTGAAGGAGTGTACGAGTTTGCTCTATCGTCCGACGACGGCTCCAAGCTATGGATCGACGACGTGCTCGTCGTCGACCACGACGGCCTGCACGGCACATCGTCCAAGTCCGGCTTCTACGCGCTGGAGGCCGGGCACCACCACATCCGCGTTGGGTTTTTCCAGGCTGGCGGCGCTCACAGTTTGAAGCTGGGCATCAAACTGCCGGATGGCACGGCGATCGAGCCAGGTGCGGCAGAGCTGGCTTACGTAGTGCGGGATGTCGGCGGAACAGGGCCGTGA
- a CDS encoding glycoside hydrolase family 127 protein translates to MKQADDGKIDDSFWSPRLRTNHETTIWAGFNRCEETGRIDNFAIAGGLKEGEFKGICYDDSDVYKMIEGASYVLAASQDKTLDKYLDELIAKIASAQEEDGYLYTIRTIQGEDVRGAAGRKRWSNLAHSHELYNVGHLYEAAVAHHRATGKESLLDVAAKSADLIVKTFGLEEGMNRAVPGHEEIEIGLIKLSRATGKEEYFALAKHFIDMRGQSNLRSVYGDYCQDGKPFTEQRDPVGHAVRAMYLYTAAADVAAINGDREYIETVDALWQEIVSTRMAVTGGIGARRSVEGFSEPYDLPNASAYNETCAAIGFGLWNQRMFVLHRDGKYVDVLERILYNGFLSGVSLSGDTFFYPNPLASDGIDPFNHGSANRKEWFETSCCPVNIVRYMPSIAGMIYAADEKGVSVNLFIGSDANLVFRDLRVRVGQRTEYPWSGRIELSVDPEKEGEFELRIRVPGWANGRPVPSDLYRYLSPAPASDSWSVSVNGESNNAPIELGFAVVRRVWKKGDEVVIEFPMDVQRVVAHEEVEEDKGLVCLERGPIVYCFEGADNPQAMDGLVVPDDARIRTTHKPDLLGGVTVLETLGDPLLTAIPYFAWSNRGTNPMRVWVGRR, encoded by the coding sequence GTGAAGCAAGCGGACGACGGTAAGATCGACGATTCGTTTTGGAGTCCGCGGCTTCGCACGAACCACGAGACCACGATCTGGGCGGGTTTCAACCGGTGCGAAGAGACAGGCCGCATCGACAACTTTGCCATCGCGGGAGGATTGAAAGAAGGCGAGTTCAAGGGAATTTGCTACGACGATTCCGACGTGTACAAGATGATCGAGGGCGCGTCGTACGTGTTGGCTGCGAGCCAGGACAAGACGCTGGACAAGTATCTGGACGAGCTGATCGCGAAGATCGCCAGCGCGCAGGAGGAAGACGGCTACCTGTACACGATCCGCACGATCCAGGGGGAGGATGTGCGCGGCGCTGCTGGCCGGAAGCGGTGGTCGAATCTGGCGCACAGCCACGAGCTCTACAACGTCGGGCATCTTTACGAAGCGGCGGTTGCGCATCACCGTGCGACGGGTAAGGAATCGCTGCTGGATGTTGCGGCAAAGAGCGCCGATCTGATCGTGAAGACGTTCGGCCTCGAAGAGGGGATGAACCGTGCGGTTCCCGGCCATGAAGAGATCGAGATCGGTCTGATCAAGCTGTCGCGCGCGACCGGTAAGGAGGAGTACTTCGCTCTCGCAAAGCACTTCATAGACATGCGAGGCCAGTCGAATTTGAGGTCGGTATACGGCGACTACTGCCAAGACGGAAAACCGTTTACCGAGCAGCGCGACCCGGTCGGCCACGCGGTGCGCGCGATGTATCTGTACACCGCCGCAGCCGACGTTGCGGCGATCAACGGAGACCGCGAATACATCGAAACGGTAGATGCGCTGTGGCAGGAGATCGTATCGACTCGCATGGCGGTAACGGGCGGAATCGGTGCCCGCCGTTCGGTCGAGGGGTTCAGCGAACCGTACGACTTGCCGAACGCCAGCGCGTACAACGAAACGTGTGCGGCGATCGGGTTCGGTCTGTGGAACCAGCGCATGTTCGTGCTGCACCGAGACGGCAAGTACGTCGATGTACTCGAGCGGATTCTGTACAACGGCTTTCTCTCCGGCGTATCGCTGAGCGGTGACACGTTTTTCTATCCTAATCCGCTTGCATCGGACGGTATCGATCCCTTCAACCACGGAAGCGCGAACCGCAAGGAGTGGTTTGAAACTTCGTGCTGCCCTGTGAACATCGTTCGCTACATGCCTTCTATCGCAGGGATGATCTACGCTGCGGACGAGAAGGGCGTGAGCGTGAACCTCTTCATCGGCAGCGATGCAAACTTGGTCTTCCGCGACTTGAGGGTGCGAGTCGGCCAGCGAACGGAGTACCCGTGGAGCGGGCGTATCGAGCTATCGGTCGACCCTGAGAAAGAGGGGGAGTTCGAGCTGCGGATTCGTGTCCCGGGTTGGGCTAACGGTCGCCCAGTGCCGAGCGACCTGTATCGCTACCTATCGCCTGCACCTGCAAGCGACTCTTGGTCCGTTTCTGTGAACGGTGAATCGAACAATGCACCGATCGAACTTGGGTTTGCAGTCGTGCGGCGCGTTTGGAAAAAAGGTGACGAGGTGGTGATCGAGTTCCCGATGGACGTACAGCGCGTCGTCGCTCACGAGGAGGTCGAGGAGGACAAGGGGCTTGTCTGTCTGGAGCGCGGGCCGATCGTCTACTGCTTCGAAGGGGCTGACAACCCTCAAGCGATGGACGGTCTAGTCGTGCCCGATGACGCCCGGATCAGAACGACGCACAAGCCTGACCTGCTCGGCGGCGTCACCGTGCTTGAAACCCTTGGCGATCCGCTCTTGACGGCGATCCCGTATTTTGCGTGGTCGAACCGTGGCACGAACCCAATGCGAGTCTGGGTCGGCCGCCGGTAA
- a CDS encoding alpha-L-fucosidase, producing the protein MVLSVLVLCGAMMTTTSVQQTTNDERMDWWREARFGMFIHWGLYAVPSGEWGQGTDHGEWIYTTAQIPIPKYEEFLQQFNPVKFDAEAWVKMAKDAGMKYIVITSKHHDGFALFDSEVSDYDIMATPFKRDIMKELAEACRKYGIKMCWYHSIMDWHHPDYLPRRGWEDRSAEGADFDRYVDYLHEQVTELLTNYGDIGVMWFDGEWESTWSPKYGESLYELCLRLQPDVIVNNRVTVGRAGMQDANREGVGDFGTPEQHIPAEGIQGLDWETCMTMGRHWGYNKRDTFKSPRELVRNLIDIASKGGNYLLNVGPRPDGTFPDESVAILKNYAEWMNVNGEGIYGTQASPLGALDWGRCTAKQVDGKWRLYLHVFDWPSDGKLVVPLIGNDSSEAWMLDGGARLTSTVVGNDIVISVPQITDAGDATVVVLELDEKPIVYKAPTIAAESDIFIESVSVQIEASSDQLVIRYTTDGSDPMADSPVYRAAFSVDETTVVQARAFFNGRAVSDVTSRQFERVAPMPASGQGSQAGLALRRYEGDWNTLPDFDQLTPVRTAVVSKVGLDPSPYPEYAGFRLTGTITVSKTDVYRFALTSDDGAKLWIDGNLIVDNDGLHGATELQGVAALAAGAHTIRVEYFNKTGGSALSLRFAGTGKALAAIANDALRHSP; encoded by the coding sequence ATGGTGCTTTCCGTCTTGGTTCTGTGCGGTGCGATGATGACGACAACCTCTGTTCAGCAAACGACGAACGACGAAAGGATGGATTGGTGGCGCGAGGCGCGGTTTGGGATGTTCATCCATTGGGGCCTTTACGCAGTCCCCTCTGGCGAGTGGGGCCAGGGCACCGATCACGGCGAGTGGATCTACACGACCGCGCAGATCCCAATTCCCAAGTACGAGGAGTTTCTGCAGCAGTTCAACCCTGTGAAGTTCGACGCAGAGGCGTGGGTGAAGATGGCGAAGGACGCGGGGATGAAGTACATCGTCATCACGTCGAAGCACCACGACGGGTTTGCGCTGTTCGATAGCGAGGTAAGCGACTACGACATCATGGCGACGCCATTCAAGCGCGACATCATGAAGGAGCTGGCCGAGGCGTGTCGCAAATACGGCATCAAGATGTGCTGGTACCACTCGATCATGGACTGGCACCACCCGGACTACTTGCCGCGCAGGGGGTGGGAAGACCGGTCAGCCGAGGGCGCTGACTTCGACCGCTACGTCGACTACTTGCACGAACAGGTGACGGAGCTTCTGACGAACTACGGCGACATCGGCGTGATGTGGTTCGACGGCGAGTGGGAGTCGACTTGGAGCCCGAAGTACGGCGAGTCTCTTTACGAACTGTGCCTTCGGTTGCAGCCGGACGTGATCGTGAACAACCGCGTGACGGTCGGTCGCGCTGGCATGCAGGACGCGAACAGAGAGGGCGTCGGCGACTTCGGCACGCCCGAGCAGCACATCCCCGCCGAAGGCATCCAAGGGCTCGACTGGGAAACGTGCATGACGATGGGGCGGCATTGGGGATACAACAAGCGCGACACGTTCAAGTCGCCGCGCGAGCTGGTGCGCAACCTCATCGACATCGCATCGAAAGGCGGCAACTACCTGCTCAACGTCGGACCTCGCCCTGACGGTACTTTTCCGGACGAGTCGGTCGCGATCCTGAAGAACTATGCGGAGTGGATGAACGTGAACGGGGAGGGGATCTACGGCACGCAGGCTTCGCCGCTCGGCGCACTGGATTGGGGCCGCTGCACAGCGAAGCAGGTCGACGGCAAGTGGCGCTTGTACCTGCACGTGTTCGATTGGCCGAGCGACGGGAAGCTCGTCGTCCCGCTGATCGGCAACGATAGCAGTGAGGCCTGGATGCTCGATGGGGGCGCGCGTCTGACGTCCACCGTTGTGGGTAACGACATCGTCATCTCGGTCCCGCAAATTACAGACGCCGGTGACGCGACGGTTGTTGTTTTGGAGCTGGACGAGAAGCCGATCGTCTACAAAGCGCCGACTATCGCAGCCGAATCAGACATCTTCATTGAGAGCGTGTCCGTGCAAATAGAAGCGAGCTCGGATCAGCTAGTCATCCGATACACTACCGATGGCTCTGATCCCATGGCTGACTCACCCGTCTACAGGGCGGCGTTCAGCGTTGACGAAACAACGGTCGTCCAGGCGCGAGCGTTCTTCAACGGCCGCGCCGTCAGCGACGTCACGTCGAGACAGTTCGAGCGCGTGGCGCCGATGCCAGCATCGGGCCAGGGTTCTCAGGCTGGTCTTGCGCTCAGGAGGTACGAAGGCGATTGGAACACGCTGCCCGACTTTGATCAGTTGACTCCGGTTCGCACGGCGGTGGTCTCCAAGGTTGGGCTTGATCCATCACCGTACCCGGAGTACGCCGGTTTCCGGCTAACCGGAACGATCACAGTTTCCAAGACGGACGTTTATCGATTTGCGCTGACCTCGGATGACGGTGCCAAATTATGGATTGACGGGAACCTGATCGTGGACAACGATGGGCTGCACGGCGCCACGGAATTGCAAGGTGTCGCCGCGCTGGCGGCTGGGGCCCACACGATCCGCGTGGAGTACTTCAACAAGACAGGCGGATCGGCTCTTTCGTTGAGGTTTGCAGGCACGGGAAAAGCGCTGGCAGCGATCGCAAACGATGCCCTGCGGCACAGCCCATAA
- the queC gene encoding 7-cyano-7-deazaguanine synthase QueC encodes MAPVPKAVVLLSGGLDSATCLAIAQSQGFACFCMSFDYGQRHRIELQSAKQTAESQSATEHRVVKIDASAFTGSALTEDIDVPKSETDGIPVTYVPARNTVFLSFALAWAEALGSQDIFIGVNALDYSGYPDCRPEYISAYERMANLATKAAVEGRLMTIHTPLIDKTKAQTIEIGSGLGVDYGLTSSCYDPDAEGKPCGECDSCRIRNRGFEELGMEDPLLAR; translated from the coding sequence ATGGCACCGGTGCCGAAAGCAGTCGTGCTCCTTTCTGGCGGACTTGATTCAGCGACCTGTCTCGCGATCGCGCAATCGCAGGGGTTTGCGTGTTTCTGCATGAGCTTCGACTACGGCCAGCGGCACCGCATTGAGCTGCAGAGCGCAAAGCAGACTGCGGAAAGCCAAAGCGCAACTGAGCATCGCGTCGTGAAAATCGACGCAAGCGCGTTCACCGGCTCTGCCCTCACGGAGGATATCGATGTGCCGAAGAGCGAGACAGACGGGATACCGGTCACGTACGTTCCTGCGCGCAACACCGTGTTTCTCAGTTTCGCGCTCGCTTGGGCCGAGGCGCTTGGCTCGCAGGACATCTTCATAGGAGTCAACGCGCTCGATTACTCGGGCTATCCGGATTGCCGCCCCGAGTACATCTCCGCTTACGAACGGATGGCGAACCTCGCAACAAAGGCTGCCGTCGAGGGAAGGCTGATGACGATTCACACTCCGCTGATCGACAAGACCAAGGCGCAGACGATCGAGATCGGCTCCGGCCTGGGTGTCGATTACGGATTGACCTCAAGCTGTTACGACCCAGACGCCGAGGGCAAGCCGTGCGGGGAGTGCGACTCATGCCGAATCCGCAATCGCGGATTTGAGGAGTTGGGGATGGAAGACCCGTTGCTGGCACGATGA
- a CDS encoding 7-carboxy-7-deazaguanine synthase QueE encodes MKKLRIAEVFGSIQGEGIYAGTPSLFVRISGCNLRCVWCDTPYASWTPEGDSFTVDEIVAQLGELENHNHVVVTGGEPMLFPEVVELCRQLAAREKFITIETAGTMFQELKCDLMSISPKLANSTPPIDSGWAERHEKTRTNINVLTQLLNKYDCQLKFVVNPDVDGDIDEILELLVKLPTIRADRIMLMPEGTDSPTLARRMKVLVEPAAAHGWRISPRLHIDLFGDTRGT; translated from the coding sequence ATGAAGAAGCTCCGCATCGCAGAGGTGTTCGGCAGCATCCAGGGCGAAGGCATCTACGCCGGAACGCCATCGCTCTTCGTACGCATCAGCGGATGCAACCTGCGCTGCGTCTGGTGCGACACGCCGTACGCAAGTTGGACGCCCGAAGGAGATTCATTTACCGTTGACGAGATCGTGGCGCAACTGGGCGAACTGGAGAATCACAACCACGTCGTGGTTACGGGTGGAGAGCCGATGCTGTTCCCAGAGGTTGTCGAACTGTGTCGACAGCTCGCCGCACGCGAGAAGTTCATCACGATCGAAACCGCCGGCACGATGTTCCAAGAACTGAAGTGCGACCTCATGTCGATCAGCCCCAAGCTCGCGAACTCCACGCCTCCGATCGACAGCGGATGGGCGGAGCGTCACGAGAAAACGCGCACCAACATCAACGTCCTGACCCAGCTATTGAACAAGTACGACTGCCAGCTGAAATTCGTCGTTAACCCAGACGTAGATGGCGATATCGACGAGATACTGGAGCTGTTGGTAAAGCTCCCAACGATCCGAGCGGATCGCATAATGCTGATGCCAGAGGGCACCGACTCACCGACCCTGGCCCGCCGCATGAAGGTGCTCGTCGAGCCCGCCGCAGCGCACGGATGGCGGATCAGTCCAAGGTTGCACATCGACCTA